The following are encoded in a window of Castanea sativa cultivar Marrone di Chiusa Pesio chromosome 5, ASM4071231v1 genomic DNA:
- the LOC142634304 gene encoding GATA transcription factor 9-like produces the protein MEVPEVYMGGYFGGAGGAGQYSPEKQKTTEHFTVDDLLDFSNEDAVMADGFLDNVTANSTDSSTVTAVDSCNSGSRPHFSACIGYRSFADSQFSGDLCIPYDDLAELEWLSNFVEDSFSAQQDFQALPYLTGPTTTPTPTTATVSKTQRASESSSSSETVLPSRNAPFFKPETPLPGKARSKRSRAAPCDWSTRLVHLATTPEDQKQQQQQQQQQSILTTKTTTSKKKESSTMDSTSSSSSSSSSGRKCLHCGSEKTPQWRTGPMGPKTLCNACGVRFKSGRLVPEYRPAASPTFVSAKHSNSHRKVLELRRQKDMQRAQHQQFLSQASIFGGGGGGGGGGDDYLIHHHHHHHQRSGPDFRHLI, from the exons ATGGAAGTGCCGGAGGTATATATGGGAGGCTACTTTGGCGGCGCCGGAGGAGCTGGCCAGTACTCGCCGGAGAAGCAGAAGACTACCGAGCACTTCACCGTCGATGACCTTTTGGACTTTTCGAACGAGGACGCTGTCATGGCCGACGGTTTCTTAGACAATGTGACCGCCAATTCCACCGACTCCTCCACCGTCACCGCCGTCGACAGCTGCAATTCCGGCTCCAGACCTCATTTCTCCGCCTGCATTGGCTACCGCAGCTTCGCCGACTCTCAGTTCTCCGGCGACCTCTGCATTCCG TACGACGACTTGGCTGAGCTGGAGTGGCTGTCAAATTTTGTAGAGGACTCATTCTCGGCCCAACAAGACTTTCAGGCCTTGCCCTATCTCACTGGGCCCACCACAACCCCCACCCCAACAACCGCAACCGTTTCGAAAACCCAACGAGCCTCCGAATCGTCATCCTCATCCGAAACGGTTCTCCCATCACGAAACGCACCGTTTTTCAAGCCCGAAACGCCTCTCCCAGGCAAAGCACGAAGCAAGCGCTCACGCGCCGCTCCCTGCGACTGGTCCACGCGCCTCGTCCACCTCGCAACAACTCCAGAAGACCAaaagcaacagcaacagcaacagcaacagcaatcGATACTGACGACGAAAACGACGACGTCGAAGAAAAAAGAGTCCAGTACCATGGACTccacttcctcctcctcctcctcctcctcttcggGGAGGAAGTGTCTCCACTGTGGCTCCGAAAAGACGCCACAGTGGAGGACTGGGCCCATGGGCCCAAAGACACTATGCAACGCATGCGGAGTTCGGTTCAAGTCGGGTCGGCTCGTGCCCGAGTACCGACCCGCCGCGAGCCCGACTTTTGTGTCGGCCAAGCATTCTAATTCGCATAGGAAGGTTTTGGAGCTGAGGCGGCAGAAGGACATGCAAAGAGCTCAGCATCAACAGTTTCTTAGTCAAGCTTCCATTTtcggcggtggcggtggcggtggcggtggcggaGATGATTATTTGATtcatcaccaccatcatcatcatcagcgTAGTGGGCCTGACTTTCGGCATTTGATTTAG